A window of Actinomadura viridis genomic DNA:
TGGGCGACCGGTTCGAGGAGATCGAGCGGCTGTACGAGGCGGCCGACCGGATCCTCGGGCGGCTGGTCAAGGTCACCCCGTCCAGCAAGGTGGTGGGGGACCTGGCGCTGCACCTGGTCGCGGCCGGGGCCGACCCCGAGGACTTCGCCGCGAACCCGGGACACTACGACGTCCCCGACAGCGTGGTCGGCTTCCTGAACGGCGAGCTGGGCGACCCGCCCGGCGGCTGGCCCGAGCCGTTCCGCGCACGGGCGCTGGAGGGGCGGCAGTACGCGCCCGCGCGCGCCGAGCTGACCCGGGACGAGGAGAAGGCACTGGGCGGGCCGGAGGTCCGAGACACGCTGGACCGGCTGCTGTTCCCGGGGCCCGCCAAGGACTACCGGGAGGCGCGGGCGGCGTACGGCGACCTGTCGGTGCTGCCGACGGCGGCGTTCCTGTACGGCCTGCAGCCCGGCCACGAGGTCTTCTTCGACCTGGAGCCGGGGGTGCGGGTGCTGGCCGGGCTGGAGGCCGTCGGCGAGCTCGACGAGGCCGGGTTCCGGCAGGTGATCTGCACGGTGAACGGCCAGCTGCGCACGCTGTCGGTGCGCGACCGCTCGGTCAAGGCGGACGCCCCGCCGGTGGAGCGGGCCGATCCGGGCGAGCCCGGGCACGTCCCGGCGCCGTTCGACGGGTCGGTGACGCTGCGGGCGGCCAAGGGCGACCGGGTCGAGGCCGGGGACGTGGTCGCCACCATCGAGGCGATGAAGATGGAGGCCGCGATCACCGCGCCGGTCACCGGGACGGTCGCGCGGGTCGCCGTGCAGGGGGCCACCCCGGTCCAGGCGGGTGATCTCCTGATGGTCATCTCGTGAACTAAGTCTCCCCGCCCGGCGTTGATCAGGTTGTGGCTCCGGGGTCGGCCTAGGCTGGCCCCGGGAAGATGTTGATCTTCCTCGCGGACGGGCTGACAGCAGGGTCGTGCCCGTGCAGACTGCGTGTGGCGAGTCGTGAACTGGAGAGACGGGGATGACGACGAGGCGGTTCGTGCGGCTGAGGCGGTTCGCCGGGGCGGTGCCGGTGGCGGCCTCGCTCCTGGCGTTCGGACCGGCGGTCCCGTCCGCCGCGCAGACCCCGCCGCCGACGCGGGCCGCGGCACCGGCGACGGTGCCGGCCGCGGCCGTGGCGCACGGCCGGTCGTCCACCGACCCGCGGCGCGTGTCGTTCGACCCGGCCAAGCTGCGGGTCACGCTCGACGCCACCCACGAGGCGGGGATGTACGGCCTCTACTCGGCCGTCCGCCACGACGACGACGTCTGGAGGGGCGCGTCCGGTGTCGCCGACGTGCGCACCCGGCGCCCGGCGCGGCCCGACATGCGGCACCGGGTCGGCAGCGTCACCAAGACGTTCACCGCGGTCGCCGTGCTCGGGCTGGTCGAGCAGGGCCGCCTCGAACTCGACGCGCCGATCGCCCGGTACCTCCCGGGGACGGTGCCGGGCGAGCGCGGGGAGAAGGTCACCGTGCGGATGCTGCTCGACCACACCAGCGGGATCGGCGACTACGTCGTCTCCGCGTTCCCGTCCTGGCGCAGGCTGTCGCCCGAGAGCCTGGACGAGAACCGCTTCCGCACGCTGCGCCCGGAGCAGCTCATCGCGTGGGGGCTGGAGGCGCCGCCGACCAACGCCCCCGGCGAGGGCTGGTCGTACTCCAACACCAACTACGTCATCATCGGGAAGCTCCTGGAGAAGGTCACCGGCGTCAAGGCCGAGACCTACATCCAGCGGAGCGTCATCCGGCCGGCCGGGCTCAAGAGCACGTACTTCCCGGCGGGGCCGTTCATCCTGGGGTCGTACTCGCGCATGTACGAGGCGCTGTACGGCTACGCCAAGCCGGTCCGCGAGTACAGCGTCTACGACATGTCATGGGCCGGTACGGCGGGCGCGCTGGTGTCCACCATGGACGACCTCAACCGCTTCTACCGTTCCCTGCTGACCGGGAAGCTGATCGGGACGGGCGCGCTGGCCGAGATGCAGCGGACCGTGCCGGTCAAGGACGCCGACGGCAACACGCTGATGAACTACGGCCTGGGGATCTACTCGGTGGACCTGCCGTGCGGCCGGTTCTGGGGCCACGACGGCGCCGTGTTCGGCGCCGGCACGCAGGCGCTCTCCAGCAACGACGGCCGCCGCCAGCTCGCCCTGGGCGTCAACCTCACCAAGTACCAGCAGCTCAACGGGCAGGGCGTGCCGATGCCGCACGCGATCGACAACGCCCTCGGCGCGCATTTCGTCCAGGCCCTGTGCGGCGACCAGGGGCCGCTCGCGACGGAGATCCCGGACACCACCGCGGCGCCGCCGCTCCCGCTGCAGTACGCCGTCCGGCGCTGACACCCGGCGGGCCGCGTCCCTGCCGCGCCTGTCCCTGCCGCACCTGGCACGTGCCGTGCGCGCCCCGGGTGCGGCCCGCCCGGGGCGAGGCGGCGGCGCGGGATCACCTCACCAGATCGGACGGGTCGGTGTTGGCCCCGCACAGCAGGACGGCGACGCGCTCGCCGGGCTCCGGACGGTACGCGCCGGTGCGCAGAGCGGCGGCCGCGGTGGCCGTGCCGTGCTCGACCACGAGCCGGTGGCCCTCCCACAGCCGGCGCCGGGCCGCGCTGATCGCATCGTCGGTGACGAGCACGGACCGCACACCGGTCCGGGTCGCCACGGCGTGCGCGATGTCCCCGAGGCGGCTCGCGCCCAGCGAGTCCTTGGCGACCCCGGACACCTCGACGTCGACCGGCTTCCCGGCCCGCAGCGCGGCGTTCAGCGTGGGCGCGGTGACCGGTTCGGCCCCGACGACGGTCGCCCGGCCTTCGAGGGCCGCGGCGACGCCCGCCATGAGGCCCCCGCCGCCCACCGCCAGCAGCACCGTGTCGACCTCCCCGCCGGTCTGCTCCATCAGCTCCAGGGCGATGACGCCCTGGCCGGCGCACATCTCCGGCTGGTCGTACGGGTGGCAGAACACGGCCCCGGTCTCCGCCGCGCGCTTGGTGGCGGCCTCGTGGGCGTCGGCGTACCTGACGCCCACCTGGACGACGGTCGCGCCGAGCGCGCGCAGCCCGGCCACCTTGACCGCGGGCGCCGTCTCCGGGACGTACACCTCGGCCCTGGCGCCCGCCCGGGAGGCCGCGTAGGCCACGGCCAGGCCCGCGTTGCCACCCGAGGCGGTGACGACCCCCGCACCGGGCAGCCGTCCCTCCTCGACGGCGGCCAGGACGCGGTTGAACGCGCCGCGCGCCTTGAACGACCCGGTGTGCTGGGTCAGCTCCAGCTTGAGCCAGAGTCTCGCGGGCGCCTCGGCGCCCTCGGGGACGAACGCCGCCGGATCGGCCTCCATCACGGGCGTCCTGCGGACCCTGCCCTCGATCCGCGCGGCGGCGTCCCGGACGTCCGAAAGAGTGATCACTGCTACCCCCCTCTCCCACCTCTCCCACGGCCCCGAGGGGCTCGTTCCCCGCCGGGCTCGTTCCCCCGCGGGGTGCGATCTCCGCAGGTGCGTTCCCCGCAGGGTGCGTTCCCCGCCGGGTGCGATCTCCGCGAAAGTCTGCCAGCCGCCGGAGGCGAACGCACCGCGCCGCCCGCACCGCGCCGCCCGCGCCGCGCCGCCCGCACGGCTCTTCCGGGCGGCCCGCGACGGACTTGTGAACCGACTGCCAAAACCCCGCCGCTCCGTGTGAGGCGGCTTCATTCCGGCCGCCCCGGCCGGTGGGCCACAGTCATCGGCATCCACTTCTCGCCGGCCGCCGGCGCCGTCCGGGACCAGTGCCGGCCCCACCCCCCACGGAGTGCCGATGAAACTACGTACCCTGCTCACCACGGTGGCGGCGGGCGCCGCCCTGGCCGTGCCGACGGTGGCTGTCGTCCCCCCGGCGTCGGGGGCGCCGGCGGGATGCACCGCGTCCGACGCCGACATCTACGCCGCTCCGGGCGCGGTGTCCGGAGCCCCGGGCGAGCTGCTGGCCTGCCGTCCCACCACCCTGCCGGGCGTGCCGCACGGCATCAGGATGAAGGCGTGGAAGGTGCGGTACGCCTCGACCGACGTCAAGGGCGCGCGGATCGCGGTCTCGGGATTCGTGGCGGTGCCGGAGGCGCCGTGGACCAAGGGCGGCTCGCGGCCGGTGGTGGCGTTCAACCCGGGCACGTCGGGTTCGGGGCCGCAGTGCGCGCTGTCCAAGCAGATGTCCGGCCAGTACGTGGACCACTACGAGGGGCCGAACCTCGCCGAGTTCCTCAAGGCCGGATTCGCCGTCGCCGCCACCGACGGGGTGGGCTACCTGGACGGCCAGGTGCACACCTACATGGTGGGCGCCAACGCCGGGCACGCCCTGCTGGACGTCGCGCGGACCTCGCGCCGGATCCCCGGCGGCGACCTCAGGGCCGACGGCAAGGTCGGCATCGCGGGCTACTCCGAGGGCGGCGCCGCCTCGCTGTGGGGCGCCCAGCTCGCCGCGTCCTACGCGCCCGAGCTGAACGTGGCGGGCGCGGCGGCGGGCGGCGTGCCCGGCGATCTCAAGATCACCGCGAAGGCGCTCAACGGCGGCCTGTTCGCCGGGTTCCTGGCCGACGCCCTCGTCGGGCTGAACGCCGCGTACCCCGAGATGCCGTTCGACGAGCTGATGAACGACGCGGGCAGGAAGGCCATCCAGGACGTCAGGAACAACTGCCTCTTCGGGACCCTCGCGGCCTTCCTCGGGGCCAGGGTGGAGAACTTCTCCAAGGACAGGCTGACCCTGGAGCAGATCTACGCGCTCAGGGGCCCGGACGGCACCACCTGGGGGGAGATCGTCGACCGCCAGAAGCTCGGCGTGGACATCGGCACCCCGTCCTCCTCGGCCAAGTACAAGATCGGCTTCCCGGTGTTCCAGTACCGCGGCCTGCTGGAGGAGATCATCCCGCACGAGACCGAGGAGGCCACCCGCGCCGCCTACTGCGCGGCGGGCATCACCACCAGATGGACCGCCGCCTACCCGGCCGAGCACCTGACCACCGACTGGCTGGCGGCCGGTGACGTGACGAGGTTCCTGGGCGACCGCTTCGAGGGCAAGCCCGCCCAGGGCAACTGCTAGACGCCCCGGCCGCTCCGCGGCCGGCTCTCCGCCGCGCGCCCGGACGCCTCTGCCCGTTCCAGGAGCAGGGCGCGTTCGGGCGCGTTGCGCGTGAGCGCGGCGGCCCGCTCGAACTCGGTCCGCGCCTCGCCGAAGCGCCCCAGCTTGAAGAGCAGGTCGCCGCGCACGCTCGGGAGCAGGTGGTACCGCTTGAGCGAGGGCTCCCCGGCCAGCGCGTCCACGATGCCGAGCGCCTCGGCGGGACCGCGGGCCATGCCGACCGCCACCGCGCGGTTCAGCTCCACGACGGGGGACGGCGCGCGCTGGGCAAGGATCTCGTAGAGCGCCGCGATGCGCGCCCAGTCGGTCTCCTCGGCGTCGGCCGCCTGGGCGTGGCTGGCGGCGATCGCGGCCTGCAGCACGTACGGCCCGGGCGGGCCGCCCAGCTTCTCGGCGCGCAGCAGCGCCGCGAACCCCCGCCGGATGTGCAGCCGGTCCCACAGCGCGCGGTTCTGGTCGAGCAGCGGGACGGGTTCGCCGGACGGACCGGTGCGCGCCCGCGACCGCGACGCCTGGATCTCCATGAGCGCGACGAGGCCGTGGACCTCCGCCTCCTTCGGGGCCAGCCCGGCCAGGACACGGCCCAGGCGCAGCGCCTCCCGGCACAGGTCGGTGCGGACGAGGGCGTCGCCCGCGGTCGCCGCGTACCCCTCGTTGAAGATCAGGTAGATGACCTCCAGCACCGACGCCAGCCGCGCGGCGCGTTCCTCGCCCTCCGGCACCTCGAAGGGCACCCCGGCCTCGGCGAGGGTGCGCTTGGCCCGGACGACGCGCTGCGCGACGGTCGGCTCCGGGACCAGGAACGCCCGCGCGATCTCGTCGGTGGTCAGCCCGCCCAGCATGCGCAGGGTGAGCGCGACCCGGGCCGGGGTGGGCAGCACCGGATGGCAGGCGGTGAACACCAGGCGCAGGATGTCGTCCTCGATGGGATCGTCCAGGACGGCCTCGACGTCCGCGCCGTCCGCCCCGCTCTCCGGCCCGGTCTCCATCCGGTGCCCGATCTCTTCGAGCTTGCGTTCCAGCCGCTGGTCGCGGCGGATCCGGTCGACCGCGCGGCGCTTGCCCACGGCCATGAGCCAGGCTCCCGGGTTGTCCGGGACGCCTGACTCCGGCCACTGCTCCAGCGCGGCGACCAGCGCGTCCTGCGCCAGCTCCTCGGCCAGCCCGACGTCGCGCACCAGCCGGGCCAGCCCCGCGATGATGCGGGCGGCCTCCAGCCGCCAGACCGCGTCGATCCTGCGGTGGATCTCGCGGTTCGTCTCGGCAGTCGTCACGGCGACGATGAGACCACCGGGCGGGCCGTCCGCGCAAGGCGGACGGCCCGCCCGTCCGTGCTGGTCACCACCGTGCTGGTCACCACCGTGCCGGGCGCCACCGTGCCACGCGGGACGGCGCCGGGCTCGGGAGCCCGGTCAGGCGCCGGGGACGTCCTCCGGGCCGAAGACGCGCTGGATGGTGCCCGCGCCGTCGCCGACGATCGACCAGAACCGCTTGGACAGCTCGATCGCCTCCTCCTCCGTCCGGGTCTCGATCAGCGCGAAGCCGACCACGACCTCCTTGGCCTCGGTGTAGGGGCCGTCGGTCACGGTGACCTTGCCGCCGGACGAGGTGATGTGGACGGCCCGCGGGTCCAGCCCGCCGGTCGCCAGCAGGACGCCGGCCTTGCTCATCTCCTCGATGAACGCGCCCATCTCGGCGTGCAGCTTCTCGTCGGGGGCCGTCGTCTCCGAGCCGGTGTCGGTGGTCATCATCAGGAACTGCATGGTCGTCTCCTTGGCAGGCTCCGGGGCGGCCCTTGTCTCCACCCTCTCGCCGACGCGTCGAACGGGCCGGGGGCGGATCGACAACACCGGGAGAAGTTTTTCGGATTTCTTCCGAGTGTGCCGCAGCACGACCGGAGACGGCACCGGCCGGAGCCCGCGGACGCGGGTCCGGCCGGTGCCGTCATGCCTGCTCAGGCGCCTGGCCGGGCGCCCGGGCCGGCCTACTTCGCGGCGGCGGGGCGGAACGTGGCGACGATGACCCCCGAACCGAAGGTGACCGTCTCCGCGAGGTCGAACTTCGCCGCGAAGCCCTCCCTGGTGAGCAGATCGCCCGCGTCACCGGTGCCGACGATCACCGGGTGGATCCACAGCCGGAGCTCGTCCAGCAGGCCGTGCTCCACCAGCGTCCGGGACGCGGGGCCGAAGCCGTACTGCAGGATGTCCTGGCCCGGCTGCTCCTTGATCCGGCGGACCTCCTCGGCCACGTTCTCCCTGATGACGGTGGTCTCGCCCCACTCGCCCTTCTCCATCGTGGTGGAGAGCACG
This region includes:
- a CDS encoding lipase family protein, yielding MKLRTLLTTVAAGAALAVPTVAVVPPASGAPAGCTASDADIYAAPGAVSGAPGELLACRPTTLPGVPHGIRMKAWKVRYASTDVKGARIAVSGFVAVPEAPWTKGGSRPVVAFNPGTSGSGPQCALSKQMSGQYVDHYEGPNLAEFLKAGFAVAATDGVGYLDGQVHTYMVGANAGHALLDVARTSRRIPGGDLRADGKVGIAGYSEGGAASLWGAQLAASYAPELNVAGAAAGGVPGDLKITAKALNGGLFAGFLADALVGLNAAYPEMPFDELMNDAGRKAIQDVRNNCLFGTLAAFLGARVENFSKDRLTLEQIYALRGPDGTTWGEIVDRQKLGVDIGTPSSSAKYKIGFPVFQYRGLLEEIIPHETEEATRAAYCAAGITTRWTAAYPAEHLTTDWLAAGDVTRFLGDRFEGKPAQGNC
- a CDS encoding YciI family protein, whose translation is MQFLMMTTDTGSETTAPDEKLHAEMGAFIEEMSKAGVLLATGGLDPRAVHITSSGGKVTVTDGPYTEAKEVVVGFALIETRTEEEAIELSKRFWSIVGDGAGTIQRVFGPEDVPGA
- a CDS encoding RNA polymerase sigma factor — protein: MTTAETNREIHRRIDAVWRLEAARIIAGLARLVRDVGLAEELAQDALVAALEQWPESGVPDNPGAWLMAVGKRRAVDRIRRDQRLERKLEEIGHRMETGPESGADGADVEAVLDDPIEDDILRLVFTACHPVLPTPARVALTLRMLGGLTTDEIARAFLVPEPTVAQRVVRAKRTLAEAGVPFEVPEGEERAARLASVLEVIYLIFNEGYAATAGDALVRTDLCREALRLGRVLAGLAPKEAEVHGLVALMEIQASRSRARTGPSGEPVPLLDQNRALWDRLHIRRGFAALLRAEKLGGPPGPYVLQAAIAASHAQAADAEETDWARIAALYEILAQRAPSPVVELNRAVAVGMARGPAEALGIVDALAGEPSLKRYHLLPSVRGDLLFKLGRFGEARTEFERAAALTRNAPERALLLERAEASGRAAESRPRSGRGV
- a CDS encoding threonine/serine dehydratase, translating into MITLSDVRDAAARIEGRVRRTPVMEADPAAFVPEGAEAPARLWLKLELTQHTGSFKARGAFNRVLAAVEEGRLPGAGVVTASGGNAGLAVAYAASRAGARAEVYVPETAPAVKVAGLRALGATVVQVGVRYADAHEAATKRAAETGAVFCHPYDQPEMCAGQGVIALELMEQTGGEVDTVLLAVGGGGLMAGVAAALEGRATVVGAEPVTAPTLNAALRAGKPVDVEVSGVAKDSLGASRLGDIAHAVATRTGVRSVLVTDDAISAARRRLWEGHRLVVEHGTATAAAALRTGAYRPEPGERVAVLLCGANTDPSDLVR
- a CDS encoding serine hydrolase domain-containing protein, which translates into the protein MTTRRFVRLRRFAGAVPVAASLLAFGPAVPSAAQTPPPTRAAAPATVPAAAVAHGRSSTDPRRVSFDPAKLRVTLDATHEAGMYGLYSAVRHDDDVWRGASGVADVRTRRPARPDMRHRVGSVTKTFTAVAVLGLVEQGRLELDAPIARYLPGTVPGERGEKVTVRMLLDHTSGIGDYVVSAFPSWRRLSPESLDENRFRTLRPEQLIAWGLEAPPTNAPGEGWSYSNTNYVIIGKLLEKVTGVKAETYIQRSVIRPAGLKSTYFPAGPFILGSYSRMYEALYGYAKPVREYSVYDMSWAGTAGALVSTMDDLNRFYRSLLTGKLIGTGALAEMQRTVPVKDADGNTLMNYGLGIYSVDLPCGRFWGHDGAVFGAGTQALSSNDGRRQLALGVNLTKYQQLNGQGVPMPHAIDNALGAHFVQALCGDQGPLATEIPDTTAAPPLPLQYAVRR
- a CDS encoding dihydrofolate reductase family protein — translated: MRKIINSTYISLDGVIERPHEWTFDYFDAEAQQYARDLLFSCDALIAGRVTYEGFAQAWPSMEEQTGDFGVRMNTLPKYVLSTTMEKGEWGETTVIRENVAEEVRRIKEQPGQDILQYGFGPASRTLVEHGLLDELRLWIHPVIVGTGDAGDLLTREGFAAKFDLAETVTFGSGVIVATFRPAAAK